ATCATAATAAAGCCCTGCCACTTTAAGTGCTGCATAAAGTGCCATCCGCTTTATTTTAGATGGACAGACAAGAATCCTGTCATAAAATACCATTCCATTCAGTGCTTTTTTGACTTCCTTTGCTGTAATTCCGCGATAAAAATCTTTTATAATTATCGCATTTTTCATAGAAGGAACAATATGTCCGGTCAGTCTCCTGCTCACTGGATTTTCTCCGTTCATAATCATCAGCTTACGATCCAGCTCGCCCTCCACTGCAATATGTGCAAGACCAGTCTCTTTTACTGCCTGTTCCACGTAACCATGACAGATTTCATCCAACGCGAAGTGGCAGAGCACTCCATATACATAAGCCAGATGCTTCTCATACTGGTCGTGTGTATGTAAAGCCTTCGCTGCATGAGCGAAGAACTTTGCCCCGCTCTCGTTATGTATACGCTTTCCCAACTGATTGACCTTGTTCTTGCCAAGCGGTCTGTAATAAAAAAGAATATCTGGTCCATGAAGTCCAATATTAAAAAGCTCCGGATATTTATCAATAACTTTTCTCTCATATCCGCTTAATCTGCCCCTGATCTGCTGTCCAAAAATGTAATGTGCATAAGTTGACGGCATATTATCCCATCCTTCCTCTTCTGAAACATATTTTATGATGATGTCGGGGCAAAAGGTCAGAAAGCCGATGCAGGCTTGCTTGCAAGAGGATTTTTGACCTCTTGACCCTGGTATCATTATTTTATTATAGACGTTGCGCTTTGCAGGCTCTATCTTACTTCTGTAAAGCTTATATAACGGCTTTGTAAAAAAGAATGTGCCTTGGCACATCTTCGCGCCGAGCGCAGTCGCTTGCGACATTCTTCATCTTCGTGCGAGTGCGCATCTCCGGCACGTAGTGCCTTTTATTTCATAGGAAGTTCCTTCGGAATTTCCTATAAAATAAAAAGTAATGACTAAAATGATACGTTCTAAATAAATAGTAACACAAAAAGACCTTTCAGGATAGTCCCGAAAGGTCTTCTGCACGACACTTTTAAAATACTTTTATCGTCCACTTGCTCATATCCCACACCTCATTTACCACATCCTGATAGAATTCCGGCTCATGGCAAATCAGAAGAATACTTCCTTTGTATTCCTGAAGCGCTTTTTTCAGAGAATCCTTTGCATCCACGTCTAGATGATTGGTCGGCTCATCCAGGATCAGCAGATTCGTGTCCTTGTTGACCAGCTTACAGAGTCTTACCTTTGCCTGTTCACCACCACTCAGTACCCTTACCTGGCTCTCAATATGCTTCGTAGTGAGTCCGCATTTTGCAAGGGCAGAACGCACCTCATACTGGGTAAATGACGGAAATTCCTGCCACAGCTCTTCAATACAGGTGGTCTTGTTTTCTCCTTTAACTTCCTGTTCAAAATAGCCGATCTGAAGATTTTCCCCAAGCTCACACTCGCCGGAAATTGCCGGGATCAGACCAAGTACACTCTTCAAAAATGTAGTCTTTCCGATACCATTTGTTCCGACAATCGCAATCTTGTGTCCTCTTTCCATCTGGAAATTCAGCGGCTTGGAAAGTGGTTCATCATAACCGATTACAAGATCCTTTGTTTCGAATAACATTTTCCCCGGAGTCCGTCCGTAACGGAACTTAAATTCCGGTTTCGGCTTTTCCGCTGCCAGCTCAATTACATCCATTTTATCCAGCTTTTTCTGTCTGGACATCGCCATATTTCTTGTAGAAACACGGGCTTTATTTCTTGCCACAAAATCCTTCAGTTCACTGATTTCCTGCTGCTGTCTGCGGTATGCTGCCTCAAGCTGTGCTTTCTTAACTGCATAGACCTCCTGAAAATGATCATAGTCTCCCACATAACGATTCAGTTCCTGGTTCTCCATATGATAGATGATATTTACCACTTCATTCAGGAACGGAATATCATGGGAAATCAGAATGAATGCATTCTCATAATCCTGCAGATACCGCTTCAGCCACGTAATATGCTCTTCATCCAGATAGTTTGTCGGTTCATCCAGAAGCAGGATGTCCGGCTTCTCAAGCAGAAGCTTTGCCAGAAGAACCTTCGTTCTCTGACCTCCGCTTAGATCTGTAACATCACGGTCAAGTCCCAGATCCAGAAGTCCCAGTGCTCTTGCGACCTCTTCTACCTTTGCATCAATCGTATAAAAATCATGCAGTGTCAACTCATCCTGGATCGTTCCAAGCTCTTCCATCAGAAGATTCATCTCATCCTCGCCTACTTCACCGAGTTTCTCACAGATCTCGTTCATTCGCTGCTCCTTCTGCAAAAGCGGATCAAACGCACTTTTCAGTGCGTCCTGGATCGTCATACCGCTCTGAAGGACTGCATGCTGGTCCAGATAGCCTGCTCGTACATTCTTCGCCCATTCCACCTTTCCCTCGTCCGGCGTAAGTTTCCCGGTAACGATACTCATAAAGGTAGATTTACCCTCTCCGTTTGCTCCTACAAGACCGATGTGCTCCCCTTTTAAAAGGCGGAACGATACATCATCAAAAATAGCACGGTCACCAAAACCGTGTGTCAGATGTTCTACATTTAATATACTCATATTTTATTATTCTCCCTGATTCATTTCTTTACACATTGTCTTTTATTATATGTGGAAATCGGGGTTCTTTCAATATAAACAGTCAAAAAACCACAGCTCTATATCTAAAATCCAAAATCACTCAACTCCTTTAATCCTCTCGACAACAGTTCCATTCTTTTCCAAAATAATCCAAGTAAGGACTGGAACCATAGTACAAACTAGCAAACTGATTCCCACTGCAAATAAAAGTGGAAGTATTGACACTGAAAACGCAATCCCACGATAATTCATTGATTCATACAGAAGATACGTTGCTCCCATTCCTACTGTTAGCGTAACAAGCCATGCGCCGCCTGCATAGAGAACTCCTTCCCTGACCAGCATTCCAAGAATCTGCTTCGGGGTCATCCCGATACTCTCCATAACCGAAAGCTCCATCATCCGGCTCTGCACATTTACTACAAAGGTGTTCATGTAGTTCATGATTCCGATAAAAGCCAGAATCAGCACAATCCCGATTCCCAGTTGCGGCATATTACCTTGTGCTTTTTCAATCTCATCTGCATCTTCGATTTTGGATTCCCAGGAAAAGTCTTTTGCATTGTCATTTTTTTCTAGTAACGCAAGGATTTCCTGTTCTGTATCTCTATCATATTCCTTGTGATATTTTATGCTGGTCTTTAGTGTAATTGGATGATTGGCAAATGTTTTCACCACCTGATCACTGGCTATAATCGTCGGTGGGTATCCAAGGAGTGCTGTATAATAATTCTCGTCCGTAACTCCTTCTATGGTAAAAGTTTTTGTCGTTTGTTGATCTTCATACAAAGCACATGTCACATTTTTTCCTATTATGTCAGCATCTGAAAGATCCAAACCATTTCGATAAACAATACATACTTTTCCCGAAAGGAAGTCCTCTTTCTTTATCGGATGCGTAAGACTGTTATTTAAATAATCAAATTCCTGTTCATCAATTCCAATCAGAGAGGATCCAAAATTCTCAGGATGATTCTGATACTCGTCCTTTTCCTTACTATATGGAATGCTCATCCACTTTGCGTAAAATTCTTTCATCCACATCTCAGCAAAATCCGGTTCCCATGGAACTGTAATCTCGGCAAATATCATAGAATGTGCTTCAGAGACTCCGGCATTTTCTTTGATTGACTTCACGAAAGAATCATCCAGAATGTCTCTTCTGTCTTCTGATTTTTCTTTACATGCCGTATCATTTTTAATGACCATATCCGTATCCATATAATTTGACACTATGGTTCTTGCTGCCTGACTGTCCAGCATGGTCACAATACAAAGGTACACAGACAGACTGGTGGCCAAAGACAACAGTACCACCGCAGTTCTTTTCTTATCCTTTGTAAACTGCTCCATGGAAAGTCTTGCTATTACTTTCCCCTTTCCTGCTCTTCTTACTTTTACGTTTTTGTGGGTCGGACAATAACCAAGCGCTTCTATTGGAGAAATATCTGCTGCCATTTTTATCGGTTTTTGGCTTGCCAGAAAGATGGTAACCCCAACCAGTAAGATGGTTGCCAGCAGAACTGCCGGATGAAAACGAACCATATCTGCTCCAACATAGCCACTTTTGATTCCAAGTGATTTTACAACAACAGGAATCAGGAAAAAGGATACCATCCCACCTGACAGACATCCAAGTACTGTCCCTGCAGATCCAATCAGAAGCATCTGTTCCTTCATCATCCTTTTTATCTGCTTTTCCGTCATTCCGACCGTCTGAAGCAGACCATAATAACGAACTTTTCCAGTTACAGAAAGATACATAATATTATAAATAAGCAGATACGCACACAAACAGGTAACTGCAATCAAGCCAATAAGACCTGCCAATATCTGAACCGATGCGCCAAGATCTTCCATGAAGAAAAGATTCTGCTGCTTTCCAAGATTCATATTTTCGATAAAAGCATTCTGCTCTTTTTTTGTCATGATTTTTTGCTAAAAATCCATAAAGTAACGACCGGAAGCTGCCTGCGAAAGCTTCCATCCCGATTGATCATAGAATTCTTTCGAGACATAAAACTGTTTCTTGGGTCCATATCCGTCCCAGATCCCACAGATTCGAAAAGTCCCTGTAAAGATTCCCTCATGTGTTCCATAAGACATAGCAAGGGTATCGCCTACATCAAGATCTTCGTAACCACATTCTTTTAAAGCGGATTTTGTTACCATTATCTCATCCAAAGCTGTCGGATATCTTCCTTCCAACTTTTCTCTGACCGGCTCCATCATCTGTGTCCAATATCCATCATCTGCCCAGATCAGTCCCACATTCAGTGTGGAATCCTGATCTGTTTTTTCTACCCATCCACAGACTCCCACTGTACCTGTCAGAACGATATCCGGGTTGTTCTCACACATTTGCCTCTGTTCATCCGTCACTCCATACATGATTGCATCAAATTCTGCTCCTGACATACGGATGTTCTGAATTTTCTGAAGTCTAAAATAAGAATCTCCGACTGTGAATATTGTGAATACCAAAAAGGAAGAAAGAAGAACCGCAAGGAGCAAAGTAATGGTCTTTCTCCTGTTTACTTTTAAAGCGTTCCATGCCATCCTTTTAATCACTTTCTGATTCGGATTCTTAAGCATAGGAATCACTTCCCTTCCCGGTATCTCCTACAATCTTTCCGTCCTCAATATGTACGATACGATCTGCAAGCTGTGCAATGTCTCTGTCATGCGTGATAAGAATCAAGGTCTGGCTGAACTGTTTTGCTGCCATTTTCAAAAGTCCAAGTACATCATGGCTGGTAACCGAATCCAGATTTCCTGTCGGTTCATCAGCCAGAATAATGGCGGGCTTCGCCGCAAGTGCCCTGGCAATCGCAGCCCTCTGCTGCTGTCCACCAGATAATGTTCCAGGAAGAGCTTCCCTCTTCTCTGACAGTCCTAAAAGTTCCAGTATCCCATCCACATATTCCGCGTCAACCTTTCTCCCATCCAGTTCCGCCGGAAGAATGACATTCTCATATACATTAAGATCCGGGACAAGATTATAATTCTGAAAAATAAACCCGATTTTTCTCCTGCGAAATATGGCAAGCTGTTCTTTTTTCATTCCCAGAAGGCACTTACCCTCTACCAACACTTCCCCATCTGTTGGCACATCCAGTCCACCCAGCATATGCAAAAGTGTACTTTTCCCGGATCCGCTTTTTCCGATAATAGCAACGAATTCCTGATCTTTCACACGAAAATCTACGCCATCCAATGCCTTTACCGTATTTTCACCCATTTGATAGTATTTTTTTAAGCTTCTTGTCTCTACAATGTATTCTTTCATTGGTTTGCCTCCTTCTTTTGATATTCTATAGAATATCTCCTAAAAATCACAAACCTGTCTCAATTTTTAATTATCACAATATTGTGACCATCCCCGATCGGTTATGTTACGATTCATTCACCGGTAAATACAAGCGAAAACACGCTCCTTTTCCCACTTCAGACTGTACTTCTATGTAGCCCTTCTGAAGTTCCATGATTGTTCTTGCAAGATATAATCCGATCCCAACCCCTGGTTTATCATGCACCTCCGGCTCACGGTAAAATCTTGTAAAGATCTCTGCCTGCCTCTCCGGGGCAATCCCTTTTCCAGTATCAGAAATGCTGATCTTTAAAAATAATTCC
The sequence above is drawn from the Coprococcus comes ATCC 27758 genome and encodes:
- a CDS encoding zinc dependent phospholipase C family protein, with product MPSTYAHYIFGQQIRGRLSGYERKVIDKYPELFNIGLHGPDILFYYRPLGKNKVNQLGKRIHNESGAKFFAHAAKALHTHDQYEKHLAYVYGVLCHFALDEICHGYVEQAVKETGLAHIAVEGELDRKLMIMNGENPVSRRLTGHIVPSMKNAIIIKDFYRGITAKEVKKALNGMVFYDRILVCPSKIKRMALYAALKVAGLYYDFHGFIIKYHENESCREQIRKLLHLYEKAVPLADKLICEYKPFLEGNATLDSVYAYTFGSQFPGEEDTLNENKIDKTGEKLDTL
- a CDS encoding ABC-F family ATP-binding cassette domain-containing protein, producing the protein MSILNVEHLTHGFGDRAIFDDVSFRLLKGEHIGLVGANGEGKSTFMSIVTGKLTPDEGKVEWAKNVRAGYLDQHAVLQSGMTIQDALKSAFDPLLQKEQRMNEICEKLGEVGEDEMNLLMEELGTIQDELTLHDFYTIDAKVEEVARALGLLDLGLDRDVTDLSGGQRTKVLLAKLLLEKPDILLLDEPTNYLDEEHITWLKRYLQDYENAFILISHDIPFLNEVVNIIYHMENQELNRYVGDYDHFQEVYAVKKAQLEAAYRRQQQEISELKDFVARNKARVSTRNMAMSRQKKLDKMDVIELAAEKPKPEFKFRYGRTPGKMLFETKDLVIGYDEPLSKPLNFQMERGHKIAIVGTNGIGKTTFLKSVLGLIPAISGECELGENLQIGYFEQEVKGENKTTCIEELWQEFPSFTQYEVRSALAKCGLTTKHIESQVRVLSGGEQAKVRLCKLVNKDTNLLILDEPTNHLDVDAKDSLKKALQEYKGSILLICHEPEFYQDVVNEVWDMSKWTIKVF
- a CDS encoding ABC transporter permease, whose translation is MTKKEQNAFIENMNLGKQQNLFFMEDLGASVQILAGLIGLIAVTCLCAYLLIYNIMYLSVTGKVRYYGLLQTVGMTEKQIKRMMKEQMLLIGSAGTVLGCLSGGMVSFFLIPVVVKSLGIKSGYVGADMVRFHPAVLLATILLVGVTIFLASQKPIKMAADISPIEALGYCPTHKNVKVRRAGKGKVIARLSMEQFTKDKKRTAVVLLSLATSLSVYLCIVTMLDSQAARTIVSNYMDTDMVIKNDTACKEKSEDRRDILDDSFVKSIKENAGVSEAHSMIFAEITVPWEPDFAEMWMKEFYAKWMSIPYSKEKDEYQNHPENFGSSLIGIDEQEFDYLNNSLTHPIKKEDFLSGKVCIVYRNGLDLSDADIIGKNVTCALYEDQQTTKTFTIEGVTDENYYTALLGYPPTIIASDQVVKTFANHPITLKTSIKYHKEYDRDTEQEILALLEKNDNAKDFSWESKIEDADEIEKAQGNMPQLGIGIVLILAFIGIMNYMNTFVVNVQSRMMELSVMESIGMTPKQILGMLVREGVLYAGGAWLVTLTVGMGATYLLYESMNYRGIAFSVSILPLLFAVGISLLVCTMVPVLTWIILEKNGTVVERIKGVE
- a CDS encoding ABC transporter ATP-binding protein, which codes for MKEYIVETRSLKKYYQMGENTVKALDGVDFRVKDQEFVAIIGKSGSGKSTLLHMLGGLDVPTDGEVLVEGKCLLGMKKEQLAIFRRRKIGFIFQNYNLVPDLNVYENVILPAELDGRKVDAEYVDGILELLGLSEKREALPGTLSGGQQQRAAIARALAAKPAIILADEPTGNLDSVTSHDVLGLLKMAAKQFSQTLILITHDRDIAQLADRIVHIEDGKIVGDTGKGSDSYA